A genomic window from Chrysoperla carnea chromosome 3, inChrCarn1.1, whole genome shotgun sequence includes:
- the LOC123295914 gene encoding uncharacterized protein LOC123295914 — translation MADEPPTKKQKTTHEENSERSESLMELTIDRVDTPELDELLEEILNNFKEVEPGTSSQTNNSQNNTSGEQFMDGPTSEGNCRWMGKFREEMSRRPFILHRILRCRNKREISDILKELEKRVSRYMGQILWVSVHDTSGWEHIHTVHDCSFNKKQCRCGILAGFDVAKPNDNANIATYNVTDERLHALYEYLHKRPRSFRYVYGTETRRDRLFYPPACNSTTCGYKSENRQIAVLDACEARAEIFRERNRNNRNFSEVSGTNEHSDETDNGGSRSAPRTTKIFIY, via the exons ATGGCAGATGAACCAccaactaaaaaacaaaaaacaacacacGAAGAAAACAGTGAACGAAGCGAATCATTAATGGAATTGACGATTGATCGTGTGGATACACCTGAATTGGACG AACTTTTGGAAGAAATCCTTAACAACTTTAAAGAAGTTGAGCCCGGAACTTCAAGTCAAACGAATAATAGCCAAAACAATACAAGTGGTGAACAATTTATGGACGGACCTACCAGCGAAGGAAACTGTAGATGGATGGGCAAATTTAGAGAAGAAATGTCTAGAAGACCATTTATTTTGCACAGAATACTTCGATGCCGAAATAAACGAGAAATTAGTGACATTCTTAAGGAGTTGGAAAAAAGAGTCAGCCGATACATGGGACAAATTTTGTGGGTCTCAGTCCACGACACAAGTGGATGGGAACACATCCACACGGTCCACGACTGCTCTTTCAACAAAAAACAATGTAGGTGCGGGATTCTCGCTGGATTCGATGTTGCGAAACCTAACGACAACGCCAATATCGCAACCTACAACGTTACAGACGAACGACTCCATGCTCTCTACGAGTATTTGCATAAGAGACCACGATCATTTAGATACGTATACGGCACCGAAACGAGAAGGGACAGATTATTTTATCCACCTGCGTGCAATTCCACTACATGTGGTTACAAATCCGAAAATCGACAAATCGCAGTACTGGATGCATGCGAGGCaagagctgaaatttttcgtgAACGAAACAGGAACAACAGAAATTTCTCAGAAGTTTCTGGAACTAACGAGCACAGTGACGAAACAGATAACGGAGGATCCAGAAGTGCACCACgaacaacgaaaatttttatt tattaa